One Proteinivorax tanatarense DNA segment encodes these proteins:
- a CDS encoding DUF4268 domain-containing protein, whose translation MFLIDREKNEAISLSKKTFQELNFKERRHLQEWICKNTDILGEKLLVIQKEFSGFDDTKERLDLLAIDENGNLVIIENKLDDSGRDVVWQSLKYASYCSGLTKRNIKDIYQRYLDEQGEQKYAEKLLCDFFGVEDFNEVELNNDAQRIIMIAANFRKEVTSTAMWLLDHNIKIKCIKVTPYELDGQILLDTEQIIPIVDAEEYLIKIANKKQEELINKERKQTRHTIRIDFWTRMLQKMNDKSDLFKNISPSKDNWLSCGSGYSGLVYMFVVTGNYARIELWINRGLQDENKILFDSIYAHKDKIELSFGDQLDWQRLDEKKGSRVAYWLKDVSVFNEEDWDRMIYFLTTNMIKFEKTMKSILRDIMKK comes from the coding sequence ATGTTTTTAATTGACAGAGAAAAAAATGAAGCAATATCCTTAAGTAAAAAAACATTTCAAGAACTAAATTTTAAAGAAAGAAGGCATTTACAGGAGTGGATTTGTAAAAACACAGACATACTTGGAGAAAAACTGCTTGTTATTCAAAAAGAATTTAGTGGTTTTGATGATACAAAGGAACGGTTAGATCTCTTAGCAATTGATGAAAATGGGAATTTAGTAATTATAGAAAATAAGCTGGATGATAGTGGCAGAGATGTTGTATGGCAATCTTTAAAATATGCATCTTATTGTTCAGGGCTTACAAAAAGAAATATTAAAGATATATATCAAAGATATCTTGATGAGCAGGGTGAACAAAAATATGCAGAGAAATTGCTATGTGATTTTTTTGGAGTTGAGGACTTCAATGAGGTAGAACTCAATAACGATGCTCAAAGAATTATTATGATTGCTGCTAATTTTAGAAAAGAAGTGACTTCCACGGCTATGTGGCTTTTAGATCATAATATAAAGATAAAATGTATTAAGGTTACACCTTATGAGCTAGATGGCCAGATTCTTCTTGATACCGAACAGATTATTCCGATTGTAGATGCTGAAGAATATTTAATAAAGATAGCAAACAAAAAGCAAGAGGAGTTAATTAACAAGGAGAGGAAGCAAACTAGACATACTATCAGGATTGATTTTTGGACACGTATGTTGCAAAAGATGAATGATAAATCGGATCTATTTAAAAATATAAGCCCATCAAAAGACAACTGGTTAAGTTGTGGGAGTGGATACAGTGGACTTGTTTATATGTTCGTTGTTACTGGTAATTACGCAAGAATTGAACTTTGGATTAACAGGGGATTGCAAGATGAGAACAAAATTCTTTTTGACAGTATCTATGCCCATAAAGATAAAATAGAACTATCATTCGGTGACCAACTTGATTGGCAAAGGTTAGACGAAAAAAAAGGCAGTAGAGTAGCATATTGGCTTAAAGATGTTAGCGTTTTTAATGAGGAAGACTGGGATAGAATGATTTATTTTTTGACAACGAACATGATTAAATTTGAAAAAACAATGAAAAGCATACTTCGTGATATAATGAAGAAATAA